TTATGCCGCATTGACTGATTTGAATGATCAAACTCGTAATATCTTAACTGCTGAGGATCCAATTGAATTTCAGCTTGATGGCATTGGGCAGACACAAGTTAATAATAAAGTCGATATGACCTTTGCCAAAAGCTTACGGGCGATGTTACGTCAAGATCCAGACGTGGTAATGGTAGGGGAAATACGAGACATTGAAACCGCTGAGATTGCCGTACAAGCATCACTGACAGGGCATTTGGTACTATCAACCTTGCATACCAATACCGCTATCGGCGCGGTGACACGTTTGCAAGATATGGGAGTAGAGCCGTTCTTATTATCGTCCTCGCTCATTGGCGTAGTCGCGCAGCGCTTAGTGCGTATGCTTTGCCCGCATTGTCATACGTGGCAGCTGGCTGATTCTGAACAAGCCAAATTATTTACAGAGATTGGTATTGAGATAGATTCTAAAACGTCGGTAGAGACAGCGATTAAACTACCCAAACCAGTCGGTTGTGATAAGTGTAATCAGTCTGGGTTTAAAGGGCGGACAGCGATATATGAAGTCGTACCGGTGGATGATACTTTGAGACGGATGATTCATAGTAATACTGCAGAATATGAGCTGGAGTCCTATGCACGGCAAAAGACTCCATCGATTCGTGCTGATGGATTACGTAAAGTTATAGCGGGGCAGACGACATTAGAGGAAGTATTGCGCGTAACCAAAGAAAGCGCCCTAACAGATGACGCTATCTTGATTTAAATTGTCAGTTGAATTGCCAGCTTAACCTTTGGTTTCATGGTCGGCTGACAATATTTTGCGCAACATTAACTGTTAAATATAGGTTGCTCAAGTGAACCGGCTAAAGTAATTAGCTTAGTTGCTTAGTTGCTTAGTTGCTTAGTTGCTTAGTTGCTTAGTTGCTTAGTTGCTTGTTTATTTGTTTATATAAGCATTGATATTATTTAGCTGCTATACATTCTACTTCAACACTAGCGCCGGCGGCCAAGTCTTTGACACCAAAGGCTGAGCGTACAGGATAAGGCTTGGCAAGCTCAGTTTTATAAACTTCATTAAACGCGCCAAAATCATTCATATCGGTCAGCATCGCCATACATTTGACAATATCTGACTTCTGGTAGCCGTATTTTAGTAATACTTCGTTGATATTATCTAATGTTTGCTTGGTTTCCGCTTTGATACCGCCTTCAACCAACTTGCCATCTTTAAAGCCAATTTGTCCTGACATATATAAAGTGTCACCAACACGTACTGCGCTAGAGAAAGGGTAATCGCCGCCATCACCCAAAAAAACAGGTTTGGATTTGGTCATAGTAGCTGTGCTAGTAGACGTGGCTGGAGCAGCGTTTGCGGTGACAGTCAGTCCAAGTGCACAGGCTACCACTAGTAAAGACTTAGATAGGTTGACAGTAAATTTATTGCTGAATTTAGACATCATTTTCTCCTTGTTATTGACCAATTAACTATTAAATACACTGTACAAAGTTTATTAAGGTAAATAGCGCATTATAAAGTTATAGAGCTGTTATTTACTTCATTATTGATGGTTAGCAGTTTCAGTCTCGTTTTCAGTTTTATCTTCAGTAACAGTCACTTTTTTTTGCGACTTACCTTGGCGGCGTGCTTCTAATTCAGATTTCGGTACCCATGCCCATGTCATCTCAACGGTGATAGGCTCACGTACGCTATCAGACTCGCGATCATTGATGACGCATGGTATGACCATCTCACCCTTGGGCGTATTTAGAATATCTAAGCGTTGTTCATCACTTAAAGTAGCAACCGCAGCGATTTGACCTTTTTTGAGCGGACGATAAAAATTTACAGAGTAAGACTTAATCAGTAACACCCGATCAGCAGGTAGGTTTAACCCCAAAATAAAACCGGTGGCAGTCTCGGCAAGTAGAGTGACGGCAACCGCATGGATTGAGCCAATATGGTTCTGTACAGCTTTGTTGTTATTTAAACTCACAATCACTTGATTGGGTTCTACAGTTTCGTAGTAGACACCCGTTGTGCCCACATAAGGTACGACTTTGCCAAAGGCTTTAGATAGAATGGTCGAGCGTGCGCCAGCAGGTAAATACTTGGTAATAGCTAAAAGCTTAGTAAACTGATTGCTTATAGGTTTGAGTTTACTAGGATTCATCGGGACATTTGCTTGAGGGGTTAAGGCATCGGATATTTTTTCAGGTAACTTAGCTGGTATCTTGGTCGGTAGTTTAATAGGTAGCTTATTTAATAATCCTGACATACAAAGTTCCTCAAATTAATCTGTTTGGGCATTTTTGAATAATGGATAAAGCAGGGCAAGCATAATCATAACAATAGTATAAACTTGCATCTGGCTATCATTAGTACCATAAACGACCACGCTCACAAAATAGTAGTAACGTAACCAATGGAGCGTTGTACACCTTACCTATCTGGTTCTTTATCAATCGCTTTGAACGCTGAGTTAAGCTATGAATGACGTATCAATTAACAGCCCTACCAATATTATATACACCGGTGTAGCAGGCACAGGGAAGACTTATCGATTGCTACAAATCGCCAAACAGTATACTTATCATTTGCCGATGATAGACAGTAACGAGCTATTGTCGCAATTATTATATGAGCTTAGTTGGCGTGATGTGGTGTGCTTAATCTTTTTAGACTTTAAGGCTCAGCACAAAGATTTAGTAAAGGTACCTGAAATCGTCAATCACGAGTTTTTTATTGCAAAAGCAATGCAAAATGAGCGTGAAAAAAACTTAAGCAATACAGCATGGTCGGTGCTACAAATGCATAGTCCTGCCAACTCAAAAACAGTCACTTATAAAAATCGTGCAAATCAAGCGTACTTCGATAAAGACGAAAGCGGGGCATGGCATTTACTACCAGACAGCGTGTCGCTATTAATAGGATTATCACAGCAGCTGGCCGAGTTTCGACAAGCGCTACAAGACAATCAAGCTGTACAAAAGCAGTGCTATAGCATGGTCAGCTTTCATCAAGCATATGGCTATGAAGAGTTTGTCGAAGGTATTCGCCCAGTTATTAGCGCCAATGAACACAGCGGGCAGGGTGCTCAAAACAGCCATCAAGAAGTTAGTAACCAAATGCGTTACGAAATCCAAGATGGTGCTTTCTTAAAGCTTTGTCAACGCGCCGCCAATGATCCTGAACATCGTTATGCGATGCTGATTGATGAGATTAACCGCGCCAACGTGTCGCGAGTATTTGGGGAATTACTTAGCCTGATCGAGGCGGATAAACGCAATGGACAAGCGAACGCGATGCAAGTCAATCTAGCGTATTCTGGAAGGTCGTTTAGTGTGCCTGCCAATGTTGATATTTATGCAACGATGAATACGCAAGACCACTCTTTAGCACCGCTCGATATGGCGTTACGTCGGCGCTTTCGCTTTATAGACTGTTCCCCGCAGCCTGAATTATTACAGGTGATCAATGTTTTTAACCATAGCTCTAAAAGTTTAGAAGATGATAAGTCATCAGAAACGATAGATTTAGCTAAGCTGTTGTCGGGCTTAAACTATCGTATCATTCAAACGTTGGGGCAAGAGGCGCAATTAGGTCACGCATTTTTATTTTCGGTAAGTAATTTGGCACAGCTGCAAACAGTATTGGTGGAGCAAATCATCCCGCAATTGGCTCAAGCGACTGGCGGACAAGTAGCTTTATTGCAATATTTGTTTAATGATGAGCAACAGCCAACTGCCGTACAATTTATTCATGATAGTCGAAGCAATCTATATCCACAGCCAGATATGGCTAATCAAAGCTCTATGTTTGCTGGTCAAAATGCATTTGTAGGCTCAACGATGGGAAATGCTGGCTATATCATAAATCCAGATCTTCTCGCACAGACTGGCGAGTTTGCTAAGCCCCATGTCTATCAGCGTTTGTATTGATTTTAATGAACAGTATCTTGATGAATAATGTCTTAATGAGCAATAACGGCAACAGAGCTGATTATACCACCTCAAAATCGTTTCCTGACTTAAAAACGTCGGATCAAGCTATTATGAGCGTGTTTGAACATCAGCGTTTAGTTTCAGCAGACTTTTTTGTGGTAGCTGATTTTGCTTGGCTATTGGCGCAAGATTTTACGGTATTTACTATTCAGCGTCAGCGTAGACAATGGCAGCTTAAAGTAGGTCACTATATTGGTGTCATTATGCTACCAAGTGGCATCACGCTTGAGATATTGCCCAAAGCGGTTGCAGGAGCGCGGGAAAATAATCTCACGCAAAACGATGAAGTCATGCAGGCACGTCAGTGGGTACAACTGATGTTGTCTGACTTGAGCGCTGGATCTAACACAAATAATAAACTGCCGCATACAAAAAACTTAGGACAATTGAGCCAACATCTCGCTCCTTTGTCTACACAAACGCCGCCACTATCGCAATGGCTAGTCTCGCAGTTTTTACAGTTACTGTCCGATTATCAGCCTACCAAGCATTATCAGACACAAATTCATAATCAAACAATGCTACAGGGTAAGCTGCTCATCAAAGAACAGCTCAAGCGTAACAGCCATCAGCCTCATAATTTTGCGTGTGAAGTAAATCATTTAAGTACGGATATGCTCGCTAATCGCCTAATCAAAAGCGCTTTGGTTTTTCTTAAGCAGCTGGCAGGCTCGCATCAGGGTTATGACTCGCAATCAATATCGCTGTCTGCGGTACTAATGTCTAAGTTGGTGTCTTGGCGACAGATCACTGTGCTTAGCTACTATGAGCTACAAAGGTTGGATTCTCTATATCAGATGGCAAAGCAGCAGATAAGGTTACAGCCGTTGACTAGGTTGCAGCTACAATCTGCGCATAAGCTACTAGATTTAGCTTATTGGCTACTCCAGATGCAGCATTCAAGCATGCCCGCAGGCAATGGCATCAGCCATCAAAGCAGCCAATTGCAATTATGTTTATTGATTAATATGAATCAAGCGTTTGAGCAGTGGGCAGGCCAGCGCGTTGCTGAACTGTTTAATCAGTCTGGTGGTATTAACCAACCTCTGTATCAGACATTTCATCAGCAAAGAGGGGTTTGGCTTAGTGACCCTACAGGACAGACTTGTCTGTCTATGCAGCCGGATTTACTGGTTTATGACTCGTCCGCCCATCAGAGTAGTGAAAAAACACATCTGAGTAAAGATGACAACGCACGTCGTTGTAGTCATGTCATCGATATTAAATGGAAGCATCTATCTCATGCACGTGACATCAGTGCCAACGATGCTTATCAGCTGACCAGCTATGCGCAAGCTTACCAAGCAGAGCAGGTTTGGCTCGTCTATCCGGTCACAGATGATGCTCGGCGACCAGTCGCACTGCGGCAGTCTGCAAATTCTATAGACTTAGAGCAGGCGACATTATGGCTGATGCCCTTTAATGTCACTACTGGCTCGCTTAATAGCGGGCCTGTATAAAGTTACTCAATATTTACTTAAAGAGGTATAAACAATAAAAACAATTACTTAGCTAAAATTATGCAGATTTATTAAAATAACTAGAAATAGGTGTTGACACCAAGGTCTATAAGCCTTAATATGTGCACCTCGATAGCGAGGAACATTAACCAGTTAGTGGCATTGCCAATAACGAGTTAACTAACAAAATTATCGTGATAATAGAGAATTTCGGAGTGTGGCGCAGTTTGGTAGCGCATCTGGTTTGGGACCAGAGGGTCGTAGGTTCGAATCCTATCACTCCGACCATCTATTTTAAGAGCCTTACAGGCTTTTTTTTATGTATAATGGTTTAGTTTCTGATATTATAAATTTACCAAAATATGTAAAAGTCCTCTAAGAGCGCCTGTAGCTCAGCTGGATAGAGCATCTCCCTTCTAAGGAGGTGGCCGCAGGTTCGAATCCTGCCAGGCGCACCATTTAGCCTGCAAATCTTGCCTTTTTGGCAATAGTTATGGCGGTTGTAGCTCAGTTGGTAGAGCCCCGGGTTGTGATCTCGGTTGTCGTGGGTTCGAGTCCCATCAGTCGCCCCAATTTTTATTTGATACCCTTCTGTTTATATCTTTTTTTACAAACTAATTGCCCTCGTTGGCATTTTTTTTCGTCTGCGTTTTTTGTATCTTTACATCCCCTTCTATTTTTGGGCTATTTTTTGATAGCTTAATGATATTATTTCGCCTATTGTTTGATGATAATCCTTATTTTTTTTCTTAAGGCAGTTAACTGTTTATCAACGCTCAATTTCTTCTTAGATTTTTTCTTAATATGCTCGTTGAATAGTATTCATCGAGAACTGTTGAGTATTTAAACTAATTTAAAATTCATTTAGTTGTATATATCTATTTTTTTTCATGTAAGCTATTAATTATTAAGTATTTATAAATAATATATTAGGTTTTCTTTGATAGTTTTCACTAAGATGATGTTGATTCCATAATTGCATTATTAATTTGGATTGGATGAATGCGATTAATGCCGCCAATATTGGATATATCTATAGTTCATATGAAGCAGATTGTTTGACCAATCTAAGTTCAAGATGTGCTTAGCGTACGTATAACTTTAATGACAGTCCACGATAAGCGATTTTTCTTGTGTAAAGTCTCTTAGGTGGTTTATTTTGCAGAGTTCGGCTCAACTGCCGTAAATTACCATATATTATTGAGGAAGTTGTTAATGGACGCACTTAGTATGTTATTACAGAACGTGCATTTGTCTGAGACAAAATATTATCGTTTGAATGGTAGGGGTAACTGGTCTTATTCAATCGATAGAAAAGATACGGTTTTATTTTATTTAGTATTATCCGGCAGCTTTTGCATCAATGTAGGGAATGAGACACGAGAAGCAAATGCTGGCGATACAATCATGATCTCGAATACCTATAAGCATGTTAGCTATGCACTTAATCATAGTGGTGATGATGCCAAACCTTTAGATGAGATGCTTAGTAACTCTGAAGATCATACTATTGAGCTCAACGATGATGGTGAGAGCAATGCATGTTTGATACTAATCGAATGCCAATATGAGAAAGAGATGATGCAACCGCTATTATCGGTGCTACCATCGGTATTGCCTGAGCTTACTGAAGTATCTGATGGGCGTTTTGGCGTCATGGATGTAGAAGTTAAGCTATTAAAACTAGAGTCTGAGCATGAGCGTATGGGTAAGACTGCCGTCATCAACCATTGGGCAGGTATTATGATGATTGAATGTTTGCGCACTTACATTGAAGGTTTACCGGAGGCGACAGACAGCTGGTTACAAGCTTTACGAGACCCTTATTTAACCAAAGCGTTAGTCGCGATGCATGATACTCCGAGCCGAGACTGGACAATTCATAAGCTTGCTGAAGTAGCAGGTATGTCACGCTCAAGCTTTGCACAGCGGTTTAAAGATATCGTTGGCATGCCGCCATTAACTTATTTAATCGATTATCGGTTACGTTTGGCAGCACGTTATTTACGCTTGCAGCAGAATAGCATCAGTCGGATTAGTGAGCTGGTGGGTTATGCATCAGACTCCACTTTTAGCCAAGCGTTCAAGCGCGTTTATGGCATATCACCAAAAGCGTATCGTCAGCAGTATCAAAGTAAGTTGATGGCATAAATAGATTTATGGTAAAGCATTAAGGTCGATAATCGGGCTTTAGTGCTTTTTTTGTAATGGTATTTTATAAACACCGATATGATTAAAGATTAGATAGAGGGATGTAGTAAAACTGACAATCAAAGTGCGTTCAGGTACTATATAATAGTAAGTTGTCTAAGCGCAATCACCATAATATTTGGCTATGTGTTGTATTTAGTCATGACATTTAGATGAATAGCTTTAATATGTGGTTGCAATGCCTGAGACAACGTTTATTTTTTGCTGGTGATGGTACTTTATGACCCAACCGATTTTTGAGAGTAGCTTTCAATCTGCCACTATAAATGGCGATAATAGCGCTAACGATGACAAAAGCACCTATAAGCAGGTAGCGTCGACGCAAAACTCGTTAGCGATTGATAAAGCCGCTTTGCTTGCACTCTTTACTACGCCGCCCTCTGAAGCAAACTCTATTCAAACCATTCAAGATGCTGATACATCAGAGTCTAGCGTTGCTGAACAACGTGTGGCACTTTATCAGGCACAGCATGAGCGTACACGTCTGCTCTATTTGGCACCTGCGAGTACGCGTCCTACGTATTTGGTACAGACCCTAAAGCCGCAGTTTGCAGAATATCAGCAGTATAAGCTTGCGCAGCAGCTCGATAAGCGTGGCCTACTTGATATTGATACGATTGAGCGCTTATGGCAGCAACTGCACGTGGTTGACGATATCATCGCTGACATTGTGCGTCATATGCCAGCCCAGCAACCTGCTGGGTGGCAACTAACGGCTCAAGACGGTCATAATCCGCTAAGACTTGCGACCGTCGGTAAGCTTAAACATCCCAAGCCTATTAGCGATCAAGCCAGCCTAAATAGCTATGTACTTGGTCATTTTGGGGTGAGTAGCTTTACTTATGATCGTGGCTATTATATTGGTCATGTGATTGGTTATTTATTCAGCTGTTATTTTTGTGCGCATTTATCTATTAGCTATGGGGTCACGGCACTTGGCGAGCAGGTCATTGAAGATTATGACTATGCTAGCCTTGAGACGCCTTATATGGTGCGCTTACTACAAGGCTTAGACAGTTATTGTAAAAAGCGTATCTATCAGCTCGCCGTCATCTGCGCACGACTCAGCGTCTATGCATCTGATAAACGTATTGAAAAAATGCTTATCGCTGAGGTTAATGATTTTGATAAAAAACTCCAGCAACAGCATTTAGATGTTTTATTATTACAAGGAATGATGCCTGAGAGTAACGACTCTACACCGCTCTTTTAAATATATTATCGACTTCTTTTGTAATCCATGACCCTAGGATATTCGCTGCTATGCCTGCTTATCATTATAAAGCGCTTGATGACCAAGGCGGTGTCCAAAAGGGGCTACTCGAAGGTGATTCTGCACGGCAAATACGCCAGCAACTCCGCGATAAGCAATGGACGCCAGTAGAAGTCAATGCAGTCAACGACCAACAAGGGCGACAGCGTAGTCGCTACAAAAAACCCTCTGCTTACGAGCTGGCATTATTGACTCGCCAGCTGTCCGTACTACTTGCAGCAGGTATTCCGCTCGAAGAAACACTGGCAGCCGTCGCCAAGCAATCACCCAAAACTCATATCAAGTCTCTGATGTTGGCAGTACGCTCACATGTCTTAGAAGGTTTAAGCTTTGCCCGTGCACTACAGCAAGCAGCTAGCTTCCCACCGTTATATATTGCTACTATCGCTGCTGGTGAAAAGTCCGGTCACCTTGATCTTATTCTTAATCAGCTGGCCGATTACACTGAAAACCGCTTTGCCTTACAAAAGAAAATCCAAGGGGCGATGGTATATCCCATTGTATTGATGGTCATGGCAATCAGCGTCATTATGGGCCTGATGAGCTTTGTCGTACCCAAAATTGTCAAAGTGTTTGAGCAGTCTGAGCAGGCACTACCACTGATTACTCAAGTGGTGCTTGCGATGTCCAATGCCATTACCCAATGGTGGTGGCTAATGTTACTGGTATTAGTGGGTACAGCACTGTTATTTTATCGGTTTGCACAAACGCAGGCAGGCAAGCTTACTATTGATAGTATCGTGCTTAGATTGCCGATATTGGCGCGGCTCTCTAAAGGTCTGAATGCTGCACGCTTTGCCAGTACGCTTGCGATATTGGTACGTTCGGGTGTACCACTAATTGAAGCGCTGCATATTGGCGCTGCGGTCACCACCAATCTACATATTAAACAAACCATTATTACCGCTGCAGATCGGGTAACAGAAGGCGCCAGTCTGTCAAGCCAGCTTGAAAGAACGCCTTATTTTCCACCGATGATGGTACAGATGATCAAAAGTGGTGAAAACTCAGGCGAGCTTGAGAGTATGCTCAGCCGTGCTGCCACTATGCAAGAGGCGGAAGCGACTAACTTTATTAGCACTTTGCTATCGTTATTAGAGCCGCTAATGCTAGTACTGATGGGAGTTGTAGTGATGATTATTGTGATGGCGGTCATGCTCCCAATTGTAAATATGAATGATTTAGCTGGTTAGCACTGGCTGTTTTCTGTGCTCTTATGTTCGTTTATTTCTGCTTTATACCACTTTTTATTCCTAATTTTCATTCTTTTGATTTATATCAACCTTACTGTAGGTTTCTTAAATTTTTCTTACTGTTGTATATTAATGAATGAGAGAGAAATGTACTGTCGTCCATCAAATAGTTGGGCTATAGTGGCTCTCATAAATACAAGTAGCTCTTGTAACTATTAGCGTAGCTGCTTTGGCTACAAGTAACTATAGTAATAATCTAAGTGCGATGGTAGATAAATATAAAATCATAGTTTATAGTGATAATCGTCTTGATATTTGTGTATAACCGTAATAATAAAAGCGATGACTATGATTGATAAAACCCAAACAAATGCGACAAAGCAGTATTTTATGAAAAGCATACAATCCCATTTAGATACCAACGACTCTACTATTGTTAGTTTAAATGCTATTAGCAGTCGAGCAAGAGTGCGCCACCGTCAGGTTGGCTTTAGCCAGTCAGGCTTTACGCTTATCGAGATTATGGTTGTGATTGTTATCCTAGCTATTTTGGCAGGATTGGTTGTACCAAAAGTGGTAGGACAAAGCGATAAAGCGCGTGTTAAAACGACAGAAACGGCACTGTCGACCGTGTCCAATACGCTTGATATGTATAAGGTAGATAACTCACGCTATCCAACGACAGCACAAGGTTTAGAGGCGTTAAGTACGCCACCTGCCGAGGCGAAGAATTATCCTGAAGGTGGTTATATCAAAGGTGGTTATCCGACCGATGGTTGGGAAAATGAGCTACAGTACGTCTCTCCAGGTAGCGAAGGTCGTCCTTATGATTTATTTTCTTTAGGGGCTGATGGGCAACAAGGCGGCGAGGGTCAAGATGCTGATATCTATGCGCAACTATAGATATCATGATAAGCATACTGATTAATAGACTACTGATTAACAAGCTACTAGTAACGGATAACTAGAACATAATAACTATCAACCAATAAGGCGTTATTGGTTGATATTTTTTTATGACCACATAACTGTCCCACTTATATAAGTCACATCAGTCTCATAAGTATAGTAATAGACCTAAAAATCTCCTAACCAATTCCTAATGCATTAAAAGTCATTATCGATATAACGCCAGTCTCAGAAAAGAATACATCAACCAAAGTCAGATTTAGTTCTAAACGTTAGCAATTAAAGGTAATTATTCATGTTGATAAAAATGCCAATAACAAAAACAGTCGCAATATACAAACGTACTTCTAAAAAGTCTAATGCGTTTGCACTTGCTATCATGAGCACCTCATTGATGATGGGGTTATCAATGGTTTCTATGAGTGCTCAGGCTGCAGGTCTAGGCGATCTGTTTGGTAACAACAGTGCTGCAAAATCAAAGTTTTTGCCAGTAGATAAAGCCTTTCAAGTTGACAGCATTACCAACGCGACGTCTAAAGGCACGCGTTTATCCATCACCTTTGATATTACCCCAGGTCATTACGTTTATAAAAACCAGCTTACTTTAAGTTTCCCTAAAGGTGTGAGCGCAACCCCGTTTACTTTTAATCAAACCCCCGTCTCAATTGATGATCCAACTTTCGGTAAAGTACCCGTATTTACCCAAAAAAATATGATAGCAACCACGACGCTGACGACTAATAATGGAAAAGGGGCGAAGAATGCACCGCTCGTGATTGGTTGGCAAGGCTGTGCCAAAGCTGGGTTATGCTATCCGCCAGAGAAAATCAAAACCACGGTTGATATCGCAGCAAAACGTAAGTAAATATCGATTAAGTCGATTTAAGTATTAGTAATAAATAGGCAGTCCTTTATGTCCATTAAGACACCAGAAAAACCTCCATCGCTCACTGCAAATCGTTGTTCCAAAAAGTCTTATCTGTTGGCACTTACTTTAACCAGTAGCTCATTACTGACTGGATTGGTCGCTACTGGACTGACCGCCACATCCATGACAGCTCAGGCTGCTAGTTTGGGTGATTTATTTGGTAGTAACAAAAGCTCATCGAAGCCAAAATTTTTGCCAGTCGATCAAGCATTTCAGGTTGGTAGTGTCAGTAAGCCTGTCGCTACAGGGACGCAGTTGTCGATTAACTTTGATATCACTCCTGAACACTATGTCTATAAAAACCAAATAAAATTAACCTTGCCTGCTGGCGTGACTGCTGCGCCATTTACTTTTAGTCAGACGCCGTACTTAATTGATGATCCAACCTTTGGCCGTGTCCCAGTATTTGATCAAGCTAACATGGTTGCGACTACGGTATTAAGCAGTACGAGTGGCAAAAGTGTAAATAATGCAGCCGTCGTTATTGGCTGGCAAGGCTGTGCTAAAGCAGGGCTTTGTTACCCACCCGAAAAGATTAATACTACTGTCAATATCGCTGCGACTTCGCAACAAACTGCGGCAAGTAGTGCTGGTACTTCTGCCCAAAACCTTGCCCCTGCCTCTACAACTAAAGCTTCTACAACTAAAACCTCGACAACGAACGATAATCTTACCAACAATACTCAGTTGGCTGCGAGTACCACAACGACAGCAGAAGCGATAAATGTAGCTGGTGCCGACAGTCTTACGTCTACAGCAGAGCAAGCGGAGACAGACGACGAGGTTATTGATTATGCTTTGCTAGATGACAGTTCTTTAGATGGAGAACTTGCAGCTACCAATACGATTTCTGGCGCAGATACTAACGTCATAGGCAGTGATACGGTCAATAACGATACGGTCAACAGCAATGATATAAATGCTAATAGCTTAGTTGATGGTGACCCATTTGGGCTAGCATCGCATCCCTGGTTGGCATTAGGTTTATTGTTTTTAGCAGGTTTAGGCTTAGCGCTAACCCCGTGCGTACTGCCCATGCTGCCTATCGTTGCCAATATTGTGGCGCGTCAAAAGAACCCCACAGTCAAAAAAGGCGTGATTTTGACCACCAGTTATGCCATTGGAGTCGCTACAGCCTATGGTATTTTGGGCGCAGTCATCGCAGTATTTGGGGAGTCATTAGGAATTATTGGCTGGCTACAAAACCCAATTATCTTGATTAGCTTTGCCATCATCTTTGTATTGCTCGCACTATATATGCTGGGCTTATTTACTATTCGTCTGCCACGAGCAATCAGTAGTAAAATGCAAAGCTTGAGTCAAGCGGGCGATAGTAAGCTTGGTAGTACGGGAGGCAGCTGGGTTGCTGGGTTTTTATCAGCATTGGTCGTATCGCC
The nucleotide sequence above comes from Psychrobacter sp. P2G3. Encoded proteins:
- a CDS encoding protein-disulfide reductase DsbD domain-containing protein, with product MSIKTPEKPPSLTANRCSKKSYLLALTLTSSSLLTGLVATGLTATSMTAQAASLGDLFGSNKSSSKPKFLPVDQAFQVGSVSKPVATGTQLSINFDITPEHYVYKNQIKLTLPAGVTAAPFTFSQTPYLIDDPTFGRVPVFDQANMVATTVLSSTSGKSVNNAAVVIGWQGCAKAGLCYPPEKINTTVNIAATSQQTAASSAGTSAQNLAPASTTKASTTKTSTTNDNLTNNTQLAASTTTTAEAINVAGADSLTSTAEQAETDDEVIDYALLDDSSLDGELAATNTISGADTNVIGSDTVNNDTVNSNDINANSLVDGDPFGLASHPWLALGLLFLAGLGLALTPCVLPMLPIVANIVARQKNPTVKKGVILTTSYAIGVATAYGILGAVIAVFGESLGIIGWLQNPIILISFAIIFVLLALYMLGLFTIRLPRAISSKMQSLSQAGDSKLGSTGGSWVAGFLSALVVSPCVSAPLFGALLAVSTIGSPLLGFVALFMLGFGLSAPLILIGATQGKIIPKAGEWMNWVKQGFALLLFAVALLLIERVFVSPVMLLVWALWFMVVATWAWSWLGRGRMLTQALGLVTGIWAACLIIGAALGNDDSLHPLASLSAAPMMLQSANGQAVGNSSANDEHVTTLAQLDAIIAANPKVIVDVTADWCIECRIMDKNLFRSRPAQMQDWQLVRLDITETSADSKAILARYKLFGPPALLYYQDSQLVNQQVGEIGRSEFEETLTMLNK
- a CDS encoding protein-disulfide reductase DsbD domain-containing protein codes for the protein MLIKMPITKTVAIYKRTSKKSNAFALAIMSTSLMMGLSMVSMSAQAAGLGDLFGNNSAAKSKFLPVDKAFQVDSITNATSKGTRLSITFDITPGHYVYKNQLTLSFPKGVSATPFTFNQTPVSIDDPTFGKVPVFTQKNMIATTTLTTNNGKGAKNAPLVIGWQGCAKAGLCYPPEKIKTTVDIAAKRK